Genomic segment of Microbacterium sp. BH-3-3-3:
CGATCCCGCCCCGGGTCGTTTCGACCCCCTCAGCGTGGTGCTCTCCCTCGCCACCATGGTGCCGATCGTCTACGGCATCAAGAAGCTGGCCGTCGAGGGACCGATCTCGCTCGCACCCGTGCTCTTCGTCGTGGGCGTCGCCTTCGGCTGGCTCTTCGTCCGTCGTCAGCGTCGCCTCCCCTCGCCCATGCTCGACATGACCCTGTTCCGCCAGGGCACCTTCTCGGGCGCCATCCTCGTCAACCTGCTCAGCGTGGTCGGCCTGGTCGGCTTCCTCTACTTCGTGGCTCAGCACCTTCAGCTGGTGGTCGGGCTGTCGCCGATGGTCGCGGGCTTCGCCCTGCTCCCCGGACTCGTGTTGATGATCATCTCGGGTCTGGCCGTCGTGGCCGTGGCGAAACGTTTCTCGCCCCGCATCGTCGTGCCCGTCGCGCTGTCGTTCTCGGTGGTGGCGTACGTGATGGTCGCGATCTCCACGGCCGACCTCGCCCTGCTGATCATCGCCTTCGCGCTGCTGGGCATCGGCATCGGCGCCGCCGAGACCGTGTCGAACGAGCTCATCCTCTCCAGCGCGCCGTCCGCGAAGGCGGGCGCGGCCAGCGCGGTCTCCGAGACCGCGTACGAGGTGGGCGCCGTGCTCGGCACGGCGGTGCTCGGTGGCATCCTCGCCGCGTTCTATCGGGCGCGGCTCGTGCTGCCGGCGGGGCTGCCCGAAGAAGCAGCGCACGCCGCGCGAGAGACTCTGGCCGGAGCAGTGGCGGTGTCGAACACGCTCTCCGACCCCTCTCTCGCCGAGTCGCTGCGTCTCGCGGCGGCGCACGCCTTCGACTCGGGTGTCGTGATCACCGCGCTCATCGGTGCGGGGCTGATCGTCGTCGCCGCCGTGATCGCTGCCACTACCCTGGGAGGATCCCGCAGCACGTCGAAGAAGTGACGTGCCCCGAGCTCTGAGGAGAGCGATGTCGCGTGTCGTGAAGCTGGCCGTCATTCCCGGTGATGGCATCGGTCCCGAGGTGGTCGCCGAGGCCGTCAAGGTTCTCGACGCCGTCACCGCCGCATCCGACGTCACGTTCGAGAAGACCCCGTTCTCGCTCGGCGCGGGTCGCTACCTCGACACCGGCGACACGCTCACCGACGACGACCTCGCCGCCATCGCCGCACACGACGCGATCCTGCTCGGCGCGGTCGGGGGAGTACCCGGCGACCCGCGCCTGAAGAACGCGAACATCGAACGCGGGCTGCTGCTGAAGCTGCGTTTCGCGCTCGACCACTACGTCAACCTGCGTCCGTCGAAGCTGTACCCCGGAGCTTCCGGCCCGCTCGCCGACCCGGGCGAGATCGATTTCGTCGTCGTGCGCGAGGGCACCGAGGGGCCCTACGTGGGCAACGGCGGCTCCATCCGACAGGGCACCCCGCACGAGATCGCGAACGAGACCTCGGTCAACACGGCCTTCGGTATCGAGCGCGTCGTCCGCTACGCCTTCGCCCTCGCCGAACGTCGCCGCCAGACGCTCACCCTCGTGCACAAGACCAACGTGCTCGTGCACGCGGGCGGCATGTGGAAGCGCATCGTCGACGCGGTGGCATCCGAGTTCCCGGGGGTCGCCGTAGACTACCTGCACGTCGACGCGGCAACCATCTTCCTGGTCACGAACCCGGGCCGCTTCGACGTGATCGTCACCGACAACCTCTTCGGAGACATCCTGACCGACCTGGCCGGCGCCGTCACCGGTGGCATCGGCCTCGCCGCATCGGGCAACATCAACCCCGACGGCGCGTTCCCCTCGATGTTCGAGCCCGTCCACGGATCGGCGCCCGACATCGCGGGCACCCAGAAGGCCGATCCCACGGCCGCGATCCTCTCCGTCGCCCTGCTGCTCGACCACCTCGGGCTCACCGACGAATCCGCCCGCATCACCCGCGCGGTCGAGAGCGACATCGCGAGCCGCACCGGCGCCCGCACCACCGCCCAGATCGGCGACGCCATCGCCGCCGGCGTCCAGGCGTAACCTGGACCGATCGGCCCGCATCGCCTCCGCGCAATCGACAGATTTTGGATCACTGATGACGACCATCGACACCGACCCCGACACCGGACTCGACCCGCTCGAGTTCTCGGTCACCCGTAACCTCGCGGCCAAGAACGCGGCCGATCGCGACGCGATCCTGGCCGCTCCCGGCTTCGGGCAGAGCTTCACCGACCACATGGTCGACATCTGCTGGTCGGTCCGCGGCGGCTGGCACCGCCCGCGCGTCTCGCCGTACGGCCCGATCTCGCTCGACCCGGCCGCGGCCGTCCTGCACTACGGCCAAGAGATCTTCGAGGGCATCAAGGCGTACCGCCACGCCGACGGATCGGTGCACACGTTCCGTCCCGACCAGAACGGCCGCCGTCTGCAGCGCTCCGCGCGGCGCCTGGCGCTGCCCGAGCTGCCCGTGCCCTACTTCCTGCAGTCGCTGCGCGAGCTCATCGCCGTCGACGGCGCCTGGGTGCCCTCCGGCGAAGACCAGAGCCTGTACCTGCGCCCGTTCATGTTCGCGAAAGAGGCGTTCCTGGGCGTGCGTCCCGCGCACAAGGTCGCCTACTACCTCATCGCGAGCCCGGCCGGCGCCTACTTCAAGGGCGGCGTGAAACCGGTCTCGATCTGGCTGAGCGAGGACTACTCGCGCGCCGGCAAGGGCGGCACGGGAGCGGCGAAGACCGGCGGCAACTACGCCGCGAGCCTGCTGCCGCAGTCCGAGGCCTACGAGAACGAGTGCGACCAGGTCGTCTTCCTCGACCAGGACCGCAACGTCGAAGAACTCGGCGGCATGAACGTGGTGTTCGTCTACAAAGACGGCACGATCGTCACCCCGCAGTCCGACTCGATCCTCGAGGGCATCACGCGCGACTCGCTGCTGCAGCTGGCCCGTGACCGCGGTCACCACGTCGTGGGGCGCAACGTCTCGCTCGACGAATGGCGCCAGGGTGTGGCATCCGGAGACATCGTCGAGGTGTTCGCCTGCGGCACCGCCGCCGTCGTCACCCCGATCGGTCTGCTCAAGGGTCGCGACTTCATCGACGAGCAGCCCACGGGCACCCTGGCTCTCGAGCTGCGCCAGGAGCTCACCGACATCCAGTACGGTCGCGCCGAAGACAAGCACGGCTGGCTCTACCGCCTCGACGCCTGAATCGTGGCGACGGACGGAGGGACTCCCGGGCGACCGGGGGTCGCTCCGTTTTGCATCGAGGGCGGCCTCACCCGCGCCCGATGACCACGGTCCTTCCCGAGACACTATGCGCCGCGGCGTGTGTCGCGAGGATCGGCGTTCATCGCGGGGGAGCGGTCTGCGCGGGCCTGGCCCGTCGTTGCACAGGTGCAGGGCGGGCCGGAGACAAGGCGTGCGCCTGGGGCCGGGCCGCTCGTCGGGCCGGCGCCCGGACGGCCGAGATGGGCGTGTCGGAGCCCGCCGATAGGCTGGAGCGGTGAAGATCGCTCGATTCAGCTACCAGGAGTCCATCCGCTACGGCATCGTCGACGACGGTGAACTCGTGGTGCTCGCCGGCGACCCGATGTTCGCCGGGTTCGAGACGACGGGGGAGCGCGTTCCGCTGGGCGAGGTCGCCCTGCTCGCGCCGGTCATCCCGCGCTCGAAGGTCGTCTGCATCGGCAAGAATTACCACGATCACGCGGCCGAGATGGGCGGCGAAGCCCCCGCTGAGCCCCTGATGTTCCTCAAGCCGAACACCTCGGTCATCGGTACGGGCGACGTGATCGTGCGCCCCACGAGCCTGACCTCGCACACCGACTACGAGGGCGAGCTCGCCGTCGTCATCGGCCGCATCGCCAAGAACGTCCCCGCCGAGCGGGCGAGCGAGTACATCTTCGGTTACACCGTCGCCAATGACGTCACGGCGCGCGACCTGCAGCGTTCCGACGGGCAGTGGTCGCGGGCGAAGGGCTTCGACACGTTCTGCCCCGTCGGCCCCGTCATCGAGACCGACCTCGATCTCGACGCCGCCGCGATCACCACGCGCGTCAACGGCGAGGTGCGTCAGCAGGGGCCGGTCTCCGACATGATCCACGGCATCGGTGCACTCGTCGCGTACGCCTCGGCGGTGTTCACCCTGCTCCCGGGAGACCTGATCCTCACCGGCACCCCGGCGGGCGTCGGTCCCTTCGACGCCGGCGACACGATCGAGATCGAGGTCAGCGGCATCGGGGTGCTGCGCAACACCGCGCGCGATGCCTGACCTCGCCGCGCCGGCGGGTATCGACCTCGCCGCCGCTCAGCGCCGCACGGTGCGGGTGCTGGCGGCGGGACAGGTGCTCACCGGCGTGGCGTTCGGCGCGACGCTGTCGCTCGGCGCTCTTCTGGCCGCCGATCTCTCGGGGCAAGAGGCGCTGTCGGGCTTCGCCACGGCGGCGGTCACGCTCGGTGCGGCGTTGACGGCGATCCCGCTCGCGCGCCTGGCGGGGCGCCGCGGTCGGCGGGTCGCCCTCACCACGGGGAACGTCGCGGCCCTGATCGGAATCGTCGTCGTCATTGCGGCGGCGGGTCTTCGGCTCTTCCCCCTGCTGCTCGTGGGGATCGCGCTCATCGGTGCCGGCAACGCCGCGACGCTGCAGTCGCGCTTCGCCGCCACCGACCTCTCGAGCACCGCCCGCCGCGGCCGCGACCTGGCGACGGTGGTGTGGGCGACCACCGTCGGCGGGGTCGTGGGGCCCCTGCTCCTCGCGCCGGGGGAGCTGATCGGGGCGAGCGTCGGCATGCCGCGCCTGACCGGCGCCTACCTGTTCTCGTTCGCCGCCCAGGTCTGCGCGTTCGCGCTGTACGTGCTGGTCCTGCGCCCCGACCCGCTGCTGCTCGCTCAACGTCTCGACCGCGAGAAGACGGCATCCGCCTCCGCGCCCGCTCCGCAGGCCGACCGCCCCGGCCTCGCCCGCTTCGCCATGCTGGCCGTCGCCGCCTCGCACGTGACCATGGCGTCGGTGATGGCGATGACGCCGGTGCATCTGTCGCACATCGTGGCTCCGGATGCCGTGACCCTCGCCGTCGGTGTCACGATCGCCGCGCACGTGTTCGGCATGTACGGGCTGTCGCCGGTGTTCGGCGCCCTCGCCGATCGGTTCGGCCGCATCCGCGTCATCGTGCTCGGGCAGGTGCTGCTGGCGGCTTCGCTCGCCGTCGCCGCCACGATGCCGGATTCGCAGGCGGGGGTGTTGGTCGCGCTCGTGCTGCTGGGGCTGGGCTGGAGCGCGGCAACGGTGTCGGGCGCGGCGCTGCTCACCGAGGCGACCCCGCTCGCGCTCCGTCCGCGCCGCCAGGGGCGCAGTGACACCCTCATGACGGCGTGCGCGGCGGTGGGATCGGTGCTCGCCGGCCTGATCCTCGGGGCGGTGGGCTACGACGGCCTGGCGCTCTGGGCTCTGGTCCCGGTGTCGGCGGTCTGCCTGAGCGCGGCCCTGCTGCGCCGAACCCGAACCCCCGCGTGAGTCGCCGGAATCCGTCGCCTCGGAGAGCCCCGTAGCGACGATCCTTGGCGACTCACGCGCGACCCGCGGGAGCGCCGGGGCGCGGTCAGATCGCGTAGACCAGGCCGTCGAACGGGGACAGGTCGGAGGCATTGCGCACGCCGAGGGCGTGCAGGGCGCGGTCGACGTCGAGCTCGTCGTTGAACACGTGGAACGCCACCCGGGCGCGGCCCGCGCGTCCCGACGCCGTGATGCCGTGGGCGGTGAGCTGGGCGAGGGCCTCGCCCGTGGCGTCCGGCCACGTCACGATCGCCGAGGGGCGGGCGGGGTGAGCCAGGCCGAGACCGTCGCGGAAGCGCGCCGCGAGGCCGGTGGCGTGGGCGTAGATGGCGGTGATGTCGGCGTCGGCGAAGAGAGCGAGAGCGGGGGCTGCACCGACGAACGCCTGCCAGGCGGGTGACACGTCGAAGCGTCGGGCGTCGGACGCCAGCGTGCCGCCGGTGCCGTAGCACGACGACCACGGGTCGTCGCCCGAGTACCAGCCGGCCTGCACCGGACGGATCTCGCGCGCGAAGTCGGGATCGATCGTGAGGAATGCCACCCCGCGGGGGCAGCACAGCCACTTGTAGGTGTGGCACACCGTCGCGTCGAACATCGTCGCGTCGATCGGAAGCCACCCCGCGGCCTGAGTGAGGTCGCAGAGGGTGCGGGCGCCCGCTCGCGCCGCGGCGGCGGCGATGCCGGCGGCATCCGCCACCTCGCCCGTCGCCGACTGCACCAGCGAGAACGCCACGAGCCACGTGTCGGGCGAGACCGCGTCGGCGAGCTCGTGCAGGGGAGCGGTGCGCAAGCGAATGCCGCGGCCCGCGTGGACGAAGGGCGCCACGAGCGACGAGAAGTCGCCCTCGGCGCAGAGCACCTCGGCACCGTCGGGCACCGACGCGGCGATGAGCGAGACCAGCACCGAGGTCTGCGAGCCGATGGCCACGTCGCCGACGGGCGCGCACACCAAGCGGGCGAACGACGATCGGGCCTGCTCGACGGCCAGCGACGCCGCGACGACGTCGGGACGACCGGATGCCGCGGACTCGAGGTCGGCGCGGACGGCGGCGACCGTCGCTCGCGGCGGGAGGCCGAGGGTGCAGGCGGCGAGGTAGTCGCGGCCACCGGCGAAGTGCGAGGTGAGGCTGCTCATGTGTTCCAGGTTCCCGCCGAACGGGTTATTGCACCAGGGCAGGTGTTGCATGAGAAGCATCAAGAATGCTTATGTATGGGGATGAGCGAGACAGACGACGTCCTCGATGCGAACGCCCTCCGCGTCGTCAAGGCGATCGCCGACACGGGGTCGATCACCGCCGCCGCCCGCGCGCTCGGCTACAGCCAGCCCGCCGTGAGCCAGCAGCTGCGCCGGCTCGAGCGGCGCGCCGGGTTGCCGATCGTCGAGCGGGTCGGACGCGGCATCCGGCTCACCGAGGCCGGCCTGGTGCTCGCGCGGCACGCAGCGACCGTCACCACCGCGCTCGACGCGGCCGCCGGCGATCTCGCCGAGCTGCGGGGGCTTCGCGCGGGGCGAGTGCGCATCGCGGCGTTCCCCTCTGCCTCGTCGACGGTCGTGCCGCGCGTGATCGCCGCGGTCACCGCCCGGCGTCCGGGAGTCTCGATCAGCTTCATCGAGGCCGAGCCGCCCGAAGCCATCTCCGCCGTGCGCGAGAACCGCGCCGACATCGCCCTCATCTACAGCTACCCGGGTGATCGGCGCGAACACCTGGAGTCCGCGGCATCCGGACTCTCGGCGCGGGTGATCGGCGACGACGACACCGTCGTGGTCGTGCCCATCGGGCACCCCGCCGCCGCCCACGACCCGATCGATCTGTCGCGGCTCGCGGGGGAGCGCTGGATCGCGGGCTGCCCGCAGTGCCGCGGACACCTGCTCGAGGCCTGCGGGCGGGCCGGATTCACGCCGGACATCGCGTTCGAGACCGACAACTTCATCGCGGTCGAAGCCCTCGTCGCCCAGGGGGTCGGCATGGCGATCCTGCCGCGCATGGCCGTGGTGTCATTGCCCCTGCTCGCCGGAATCGCCGCTCCCCGTCTGCCCGCCGCCGAGGCGCGCACCCTGCACGTGGTCACCGCGCGGGGAGCGGAGCACGTTCCCGCCGTGGGGGCGGCTCTCGAGGTGATGACCGACGTGCTCGCCGATCACCTCCGTCTCTCGGGAACCGGCACCGCCCGCCGGTAGGATCGAGGCGATGTCTGCCACGCCTGATCCCCGCACCACGACCGCCTCCGGCGCCGACGTTCGCGTCCGCTTCTGCCCGTCTCCGACGGGTCTGCCGCACGTAGGTCTCATCCGCACCGTCCTGTTCAACTGGGCCTACGCCCGGCACAACGGCGGCAAACTCGTCTTCCGCATCGAAGACACCGACGCCGCGCGCGACAGCGAAGAGAGCTACCAGCAGCTGCTCGAGGCGCTGCGGTGGATGAACATCGACTGGGACGAGGGCGTCGAGGTGGGCGGCCCGCACGCGCCGTACCGGCAGTCCCAGCGTCACGACATCTACCGCGAGGTGCTCGACAAGCTCATCGCGGCCGGGGCCGTGTACGAGAGCTACTCCACCGCCGACGAGATCGACGCGCGCAACGCGGCCAACGGTCGGGCGAAGCAGCTCGGCTACGACAACTACGATCGCGACCTCACCGACGAGCAGAAGGCCGCCTTCCGCGCCGAGGGGCGCGAGCCCGCCTGGCGCGTGCGCGTGCCCGACGAAGACCTCACCTACCTCGACCTCATTCGCGGAGAGGTCACGTTCCCGGCCGGATCGTTCCCCGACTTCGTGGTCGTCCGCGCCGGCGGCATCCCGCTGTACACGTTCGTGAACCCCGTCGACGACGCCCTCATGGGCATCACCCACGTCATCCGCGGCGAAGACCTCATGCCCTCCACCGCTCGCCAGCTCGCGCTCTACCGCGCGCTGCTC
This window contains:
- a CDS encoding MFS transporter, which encodes MLTSSLPTHEITVTRAGWRGWFALAVLMLPVLLVSVDNTVLSFALPEISLALQPSSIEQLWIIDVYPLVLAGLLVTMGTLGDRFGRRRMLLIGAIGFAAVSALSAFAPTAALLITGRALMGVFGAMLMPSTLSLLRTIFRDRDQRRIAIAVWASGFSAGAALGPIVGGFLLEHFSWGSVFLMAVPVLVPLLILAPFFVPESRDPAPGRFDPLSVVLSLATMVPIVYGIKKLAVEGPISLAPVLFVVGVAFGWLFVRRQRRLPSPMLDMTLFRQGTFSGAILVNLLSVVGLVGFLYFVAQHLQLVVGLSPMVAGFALLPGLVLMIISGLAVVAVAKRFSPRIVVPVALSFSVVAYVMVAISTADLALLIIAFALLGIGIGAAETVSNELILSSAPSAKAGAASAVSETAYEVGAVLGTAVLGGILAAFYRARLVLPAGLPEEAAHAARETLAGAVAVSNTLSDPSLAESLRLAAAHAFDSGVVITALIGAGLIVVAAVIAATTLGGSRSTSKK
- a CDS encoding 3-isopropylmalate dehydrogenase, translated to MSRVVKLAVIPGDGIGPEVVAEAVKVLDAVTAASDVTFEKTPFSLGAGRYLDTGDTLTDDDLAAIAAHDAILLGAVGGVPGDPRLKNANIERGLLLKLRFALDHYVNLRPSKLYPGASGPLADPGEIDFVVVREGTEGPYVGNGGSIRQGTPHEIANETSVNTAFGIERVVRYAFALAERRRQTLTLVHKTNVLVHAGGMWKRIVDAVASEFPGVAVDYLHVDAATIFLVTNPGRFDVIVTDNLFGDILTDLAGAVTGGIGLAASGNINPDGAFPSMFEPVHGSAPDIAGTQKADPTAAILSVALLLDHLGLTDESARITRAVESDIASRTGARTTAQIGDAIAAGVQA
- a CDS encoding branched-chain amino acid aminotransferase — translated: MTTIDTDPDTGLDPLEFSVTRNLAAKNAADRDAILAAPGFGQSFTDHMVDICWSVRGGWHRPRVSPYGPISLDPAAAVLHYGQEIFEGIKAYRHADGSVHTFRPDQNGRRLQRSARRLALPELPVPYFLQSLRELIAVDGAWVPSGEDQSLYLRPFMFAKEAFLGVRPAHKVAYYLIASPAGAYFKGGVKPVSIWLSEDYSRAGKGGTGAAKTGGNYAASLLPQSEAYENECDQVVFLDQDRNVEELGGMNVVFVYKDGTIVTPQSDSILEGITRDSLLQLARDRGHHVVGRNVSLDEWRQGVASGDIVEVFACGTAAVVTPIGLLKGRDFIDEQPTGTLALELRQELTDIQYGRAEDKHGWLYRLDA
- a CDS encoding fumarylacetoacetate hydrolase family protein, giving the protein MKIARFSYQESIRYGIVDDGELVVLAGDPMFAGFETTGERVPLGEVALLAPVIPRSKVVCIGKNYHDHAAEMGGEAPAEPLMFLKPNTSVIGTGDVIVRPTSLTSHTDYEGELAVVIGRIAKNVPAERASEYIFGYTVANDVTARDLQRSDGQWSRAKGFDTFCPVGPVIETDLDLDAAAITTRVNGEVRQQGPVSDMIHGIGALVAYASAVFTLLPGDLILTGTPAGVGPFDAGDTIEIEVSGIGVLRNTARDA
- a CDS encoding MFS transporter, with product MPDLAAPAGIDLAAAQRRTVRVLAAGQVLTGVAFGATLSLGALLAADLSGQEALSGFATAAVTLGAALTAIPLARLAGRRGRRVALTTGNVAALIGIVVVIAAAGLRLFPLLLVGIALIGAGNAATLQSRFAATDLSSTARRGRDLATVVWATTVGGVVGPLLLAPGELIGASVGMPRLTGAYLFSFAAQVCAFALYVLVLRPDPLLLAQRLDREKTASASAPAPQADRPGLARFAMLAVAASHVTMASVMAMTPVHLSHIVAPDAVTLAVGVTIAAHVFGMYGLSPVFGALADRFGRIRVIVLGQVLLAASLAVAATMPDSQAGVLVALVLLGLGWSAATVSGAALLTEATPLALRPRRQGRSDTLMTACAAVGSVLAGLILGAVGYDGLALWALVPVSAVCLSAALLRRTRTPA
- a CDS encoding aminotransferase class V-fold PLP-dependent enzyme → MSSLTSHFAGGRDYLAACTLGLPPRATVAAVRADLESAASGRPDVVAASLAVEQARSSFARLVCAPVGDVAIGSQTSVLVSLIAASVPDGAEVLCAEGDFSSLVAPFVHAGRGIRLRTAPLHELADAVSPDTWLVAFSLVQSATGEVADAAGIAAAAARAGARTLCDLTQAAGWLPIDATMFDATVCHTYKWLCCPRGVAFLTIDPDFAREIRPVQAGWYSGDDPWSSCYGTGGTLASDARRFDVSPAWQAFVGAAPALALFADADITAIYAHATGLAARFRDGLGLAHPARPSAIVTWPDATGEALAQLTAHGITASGRAGRARVAFHVFNDELDVDRALHALGVRNASDLSPFDGLVYAI
- a CDS encoding LysR family transcriptional regulator yields the protein MSETDDVLDANALRVVKAIADTGSITAAARALGYSQPAVSQQLRRLERRAGLPIVERVGRGIRLTEAGLVLARHAATVTTALDAAAGDLAELRGLRAGRVRIAAFPSASSTVVPRVIAAVTARRPGVSISFIEAEPPEAISAVRENRADIALIYSYPGDRREHLESAASGLSARVIGDDDTVVVVPIGHPAAAHDPIDLSRLAGERWIAGCPQCRGHLLEACGRAGFTPDIAFETDNFIAVEALVAQGVGMAILPRMAVVSLPLLAGIAAPRLPAAEARTLHVVTARGAEHVPAVGAALEVMTDVLADHLRLSGTGTARR